Proteins found in one Oryza glaberrima chromosome 4, OglaRS2, whole genome shotgun sequence genomic segment:
- the LOC127772048 gene encoding probable carboxylesterase Os04g0669500 isoform X1, which translates to MSSRLRFLFSLAAAIAAASLLAAALRRRAPPSGLAARLVPAPMAAAAARNRSFVLWLHGLGDSGPANEPIRNFFSAPEFRLIKWAFPSAPNSPVSCNHGAVMPSWFDIHELPMSSGSPQDDSGVLKAVENVHAMIDKEVADGIPPENIFVCGFSQGGALTLASVLLYPKTLGGGAVFSGWVPFGSSVTERISPEARKTPILWSHGIADNVVLFEAGQAGPPFLQNAGFSCEFKAYPGLGHSISKEELYSLESWIKNHLKASQEKEN; encoded by the exons ATGAGTAgccgcctccgcttcctcttctccctcgccgccgccatcgccgcagcctccctcctcgccgccgccctccgccgccgcgcgccgccctccggcctcgccgcccgcctcgtccccgcgcccatggcggcggcggcggcccgcaaCCGGAGCTTCGTGCTGTGGCTGCACGGACTCGGCGACTCCGGCCCGGCCAACGAGCCCATCCGCAACTTCTTCTCCGCGCCGGAGTTCCGCCTCATCAAATGGGCGTTCCCCTCCGCCCCGAACTCCCCCGTCTCCTGCAACC ATGGCGCTGTGATGCCGTCATGGTTCGACATCCACGAGCTACCCATGAGCTCT GGTTCTCCACAAGATGACAGTGGGGTTCTTAAGGCTGTTGAAAATGTGCACGCCATGATTGATAAGGAGGTAGCTGATGGCATCCCTCCAGAGAACATATTTGTTTGTGGATTCAGTCAAGGAG GTGCTCTCACATTAGCAAGTGTTTTGCTTTATCCCAAGACTCTAGGTGGTGGCGCAGTGTTCAGTGGGTGGGTGCCTTTTGGTTCGTCAGTTACTGAGAGGATTTCACCTGAAGCAAGGAAG ACTCCAATTCTGTGGTCACATGGAATAGCTGACAATGTAGTATTGTTTGAAGCTGGTCAAGCTGGTCCACCTTTTTTGCAAAATGCTGGTTTCAGTTGTGAATTTAAG GCATATCCAGGTCTTGGTCACTCGATTTCCAAGGAAGAGCTATATTCTCTTGAGTCTTGGATCAAGAATCATCTAAAGGCCTCTCAGGAGAAGGAAAATTAA
- the LOC127772048 gene encoding probable carboxylesterase Os04g0669500 isoform X2, whose translation MSSRLRFLFSLAAAIAAASLLAAALRRRAPPSGLAARLVPAPMAAAAARNRSFVLWLHGLGDSGPANEPIRNFFSAPEFRLIKWAFPSAPNSPVSCNHGAVMPSWFDIHELPMSSGSPQDDSGVLKAVENVHAMIDKEVADGIPPENIFVCGFSQGGALTLASVLLYPKTLGGGAVFSGWVPFGSSVTERISPEARKIHLEKSMCCLSQQLLINTVQLSLSKLKKYGCTKR comes from the exons ATGAGTAgccgcctccgcttcctcttctccctcgccgccgccatcgccgcagcctccctcctcgccgccgccctccgccgccgcgcgccgccctccggcctcgccgcccgcctcgtccccgcgcccatggcggcggcggcggcccgcaaCCGGAGCTTCGTGCTGTGGCTGCACGGACTCGGCGACTCCGGCCCGGCCAACGAGCCCATCCGCAACTTCTTCTCCGCGCCGGAGTTCCGCCTCATCAAATGGGCGTTCCCCTCCGCCCCGAACTCCCCCGTCTCCTGCAACC ATGGCGCTGTGATGCCGTCATGGTTCGACATCCACGAGCTACCCATGAGCTCT GGTTCTCCACAAGATGACAGTGGGGTTCTTAAGGCTGTTGAAAATGTGCACGCCATGATTGATAAGGAGGTAGCTGATGGCATCCCTCCAGAGAACATATTTGTTTGTGGATTCAGTCAAGGAG GTGCTCTCACATTAGCAAGTGTTTTGCTTTATCCCAAGACTCTAGGTGGTGGCGCAGTGTTCAGTGGGTGGGTGCCTTTTGGTTCGTCAGTTACTGAGAGGATTTCACCTGAAGCAAGGAAG ATTCATTTGGAAAAATCCATGTGCTGTCTATCGCAGCAGTTACTGATCAACACTGTTCAGTTGTCATTGAGCAAACTTAAGAAATATGGATGTACTAAACGGTAG